The Clostridia bacterium genome includes a region encoding these proteins:
- a CDS encoding FtsX-like permease family protein — translation MFWRVLKKDLKRKKTMNVILLLFVILSATFASASLNNIMAVTGGVESFFDVANVPDLYLSIPESSDMDQRVKEIPGVREVKVEHYVMIMSSKHFALNGNALDNFINPALMLSDAEMGINYFDENDRLIREVGKGGFYATAPFTQNRKAEKGERYEVTLGDKTISLTYLGRFKGALFSNEETSSPYLIVNHEDFAEFATAGGATFGELMVKSAYVYTSDPEAVMEFVKEDERISFATRKEMKSLYLYDMLAAYILMAISILLMLTAFFVLRFTIGFTMSEEFREIGVMKAVGIKNGSIRGLYLIKYLALALVGTIIGYFLSLPLGKMMMRTVTENMVAGGANSRAIGLVGAGAVVLVILLFCYACTRKVNKLSPIDAVRSGETGEKFRKKRHLRLGRSKLPESCFMAVNDIVCAPKRFSVITIIFVLCMLMMTLLSNFAATLRSDKIYRFFGVPESDVTISDVEYFQSIFSDPSSYREVLADTEKLLEEKDLRGTCTMSFGAAYETTFNGKKSSILYWVTKGETKDPFRCDKGRAPARADEIAMTSFALKELGASIGDKVTATLGNRVFEFTITGTFSTFQGAGYAATLWRDFELTSDMQAYSSFGVQILFDGDPSRKTVERNIRILREAIGSDKVCTTADMIKTMTGVSDTLNLIKKMMMILTAIVGGMIVVLMERSFISKEKSEIALLKAVGGGNGSIVLRHTLRFVIVALVAIALSLAVLMPLGDLMMDAICSLIGDVSGLKCDFVPLEIFAVCPAILLGVSALGAFLTALYTKTIKASDTASIE, via the coding sequence ATGTTTTGGAGAGTGCTGAAAAAAGACTTAAAACGTAAAAAGACGATGAACGTGATCTTGCTTCTGTTCGTGATCTTATCCGCGACGTTCGCTTCGGCGTCGCTGAATAATATCATGGCGGTAACGGGCGGAGTGGAATCCTTTTTCGACGTCGCGAACGTTCCCGACTTGTATCTTTCGATCCCCGAATCGTCCGATATGGATCAAAGGGTAAAAGAGATCCCCGGCGTCCGCGAAGTTAAGGTCGAGCATTACGTTATGATCATGAGTTCCAAGCACTTCGCTTTGAACGGAAATGCGCTCGACAACTTCATCAATCCGGCGTTAATGCTGTCCGACGCGGAAATGGGAATCAACTATTTCGATGAGAACGATCGCTTGATTCGCGAGGTGGGGAAGGGCGGCTTTTACGCCACCGCGCCTTTTACGCAAAACAGAAAAGCGGAAAAAGGCGAACGCTACGAAGTGACGCTCGGCGATAAAACGATCTCTCTGACCTACCTCGGCAGATTCAAAGGCGCGCTTTTCAGCAACGAGGAAACTTCCTCTCCTTATTTGATCGTAAACCACGAGGACTTCGCCGAGTTTGCGACCGCGGGCGGCGCGACTTTCGGCGAATTGATGGTAAAAAGCGCCTACGTTTACACGAGCGATCCCGAAGCGGTCATGGAATTCGTCAAAGAGGACGAGAGAATTTCCTTTGCGACGAGAAAGGAAATGAAGAGTCTGTATCTTTACGATATGCTCGCGGCGTATATCCTGATGGCGATCAGCATTCTTCTGATGCTAACGGCGTTTTTCGTCCTTCGCTTTACGATTGGGTTCACGATGAGCGAGGAATTCCGCGAGATCGGCGTAATGAAAGCGGTCGGGATCAAAAACGGAAGCATTCGCGGGCTTTACTTGATCAAATATCTCGCGCTTGCCCTCGTCGGAACGATCATCGGATATTTCCTGTCGCTTCCGCTCGGAAAGATGATGATGCGGACGGTTACGGAAAATATGGTGGCGGGCGGCGCGAACAGCCGCGCGATCGGGCTTGTCGGCGCGGGCGCGGTCGTCCTCGTAATCCTGCTGTTCTGCTATGCTTGCACGCGTAAAGTCAACAAACTCTCCCCGATCGACGCGGTCAGAAGCGGCGAAACGGGCGAGAAATTTCGCAAGAAACGTCACTTGCGTCTCGGGCGTTCGAAGCTTCCGGAAAGCTGTTTTATGGCGGTAAACGATATCGTTTGCGCGCCGAAGCGATTCTCGGTCATAACGATCATTTTCGTCCTCTGTATGCTGATGATGACCCTTTTGTCGAATTTCGCGGCTACGCTGAGAAGCGACAAGATCTATCGCTTTTTCGGGGTCCCGGAAAGCGACGTCACGATCAGCGACGTGGAATATTTCCAAAGCATTTTTTCCGATCCGAGTTCTTACCGTGAAGTCCTCGCGGACACCGAAAAACTGCTGGAAGAAAAGGATCTTCGCGGAACCTGCACGATGAGCTTCGGCGCGGCGTACGAGACGACCTTTAACGGGAAAAAATCTTCGATCCTCTATTGGGTGACGAAAGGCGAGACGAAGGATCCCTTCCGCTGCGATAAAGGAAGAGCTCCGGCGCGCGCGGACGAGATCGCGATGACTTCCTTTGCCCTAAAAGAGCTCGGCGCGTCGATCGGCGATAAAGTGACGGCGACTCTCGGAAATCGGGTCTTCGAATTTACGATCACGGGGACTTTCTCGACCTTCCAAGGCGCGGGCTACGCGGCGACGCTATGGCGCGATTTCGAGCTCACGAGCGATATGCAGGCGTATTCCTCATTCGGCGTCCAGATCCTGTTTGACGGCGACCCGAGCCGAAAAACCGTCGAACGGAATATTCGCATTCTGCGCGAGGCGATCGGCAGCGATAAGGTCTGCACGACCGCGGATATGATCAAAACCATGACGGGCGTTTCCGACACCTTGAACCTCATAAAGAAAATGATGATGATCCTGACCGCGATCGTAGGCGGGATGATCGTCGTCTTAATGGAGCGTAGCTTTATATCCAAAGAAAAGAGCGAGATCGCGCTTTTGAAAGCGGTCGGGGGCGGAAACGGCAGTATCGTCCTCAGGCACACGCTGCGCTTCGTAATCGTCGCCCTCGTGGCGATCGCGCTGTCCCTCGCGGTTTTGATGCCGCTCGGCGATCTAATGATGGATGCGATCTGTTCGCTCATCGGCGACGTCTCGGGGCTTAAATGCGATTTCGTCCCGCTCGAAATCTTCGCGGTCTGTCCCGCGATCCTCCTCGGAGTTTCCGCGCTCGGGGCGTTCCTGACCGCGCTTTACACCAAAACGATCAAAGCATCCGATACGGCGAGTATCGAATAG
- a CDS encoding ABC transporter ATP-binding protein, giving the protein MNTVLQSKALCKSYVSDHHAHDVLKNVDLTIREGEMVAIMGPSGSGKSTLLYCVSGMDRPSSGSVVFNGREIDKLKDKELAVVRLDEMGFIFQQMYMMKNLSVLDNIILPAVKSKKGKESRKAIEARGKELMKKLGIEDVWDKDINEVSGGQLQRACICRSLINNPKLIFADEPTGALNRANSDEVMRELLAINAGGTTILLVTHDPKVAAKCGRVLYIVDGEIVGEIEPGRFEGGEEALREREKSLNDWLMERGW; this is encoded by the coding sequence ATGAATACCGTTTTACAATCCAAGGCACTTTGCAAATCTTACGTTTCCGATCATCACGCGCACGACGTCCTGAAAAACGTCGACCTGACGATCCGAGAGGGCGAAATGGTCGCGATCATGGGGCCGTCAGGCTCGGGGAAAAGCACCTTGCTTTACTGCGTCTCGGGAATGGACAGACCTTCGTCGGGTTCGGTCGTCTTCAACGGACGCGAGATCGACAAACTCAAAGATAAGGAACTCGCGGTCGTTCGACTGGACGAAATGGGCTTTATTTTTCAGCAAATGTATATGATGAAAAATCTGTCCGTTCTCGATAATATCATCCTGCCCGCCGTTAAATCCAAAAAAGGAAAAGAAAGCCGCAAGGCGATCGAAGCGCGCGGCAAAGAATTGATGAAAAAACTCGGGATCGAGGACGTGTGGGATAAAGACATAAACGAAGTTTCCGGCGGTCAGCTCCAACGCGCGTGTATTTGTCGCAGTTTGATCAATAACCCGAAACTGATCTTCGCGGACGAACCGACGGGCGCTTTGAATCGCGCGAATTCGGACGAGGTGATGCGCGAACTGCTCGCGATCAACGCCGGCGGAACGACGATCCTTTTGGTTACGCACGATCCGAAGGTCGCCGCCAAGTGCGGTCGCGTCCTCTATATCGTGGACGGCGAGATCGTCGGCGAAATAGAGCCGGGTCGTTTCGAAGGGGGAGAGGAAGCGCTCCGCGAGCGCGAAAAATCCTTAAACGATTGGTTGATGGAGCGGGGCTGGTAA
- a CDS encoding MATE family efflux transporter codes for MIDLTAGKPYKVLLRYILPLFLSIVFQQVYNIADSVVAGQYIGEEALAAVGNSYEITLVLLAFAFGCNMGSSIVTAKNFGAKNYTEMKSAIRTSLLSTLVVTLSLMLAGFLSARPLLLALNTPSEILGDSLAYLYIYLAGLLFLFFYNVSTGIFAALGDSITPFIFLVISSIANVFMDILFVAAFKMGVRGVAWATFICQGASSIAAFSVLVYQLRKVKTPEKPKFFSKAALKDFLLVGIPSTLQQSFVSVGNIVLQGLINSFGTPTIAGYSAAVKFNNFAVTSMHQVGNGVSNYTAQNLAAKKPERIKSGFRWGFLIASSIGLLFFFGYFFFNRQLMLLFLKKKSAEAIGVGHDFLSIVSPFYAIIAVKLVADGVLRGAEKMARFMVSTFTDLALRVGLAFALSSTALGAKGIWWAWPIGWGVALVMSYVFYLTVVHKSSKKGELSV; via the coding sequence ATGATCGATTTGACAGCGGGAAAGCCCTATAAAGTTCTGTTGAGGTATATCTTGCCTCTCTTTTTGAGCATCGTCTTTCAGCAGGTCTATAACATTGCGGACAGCGTCGTGGCGGGGCAATATATCGGCGAAGAAGCGCTCGCCGCGGTCGGCAACAGCTACGAAATCACTCTCGTCCTTTTGGCGTTCGCGTTCGGTTGCAATATGGGATCTTCGATCGTAACGGCGAAGAATTTCGGCGCGAAAAACTATACCGAAATGAAAAGCGCGATCCGAACTTCGCTTCTTTCGACCCTCGTCGTGACCCTCTCTTTGATGCTTGCGGGGTTTTTATCCGCGCGCCCGCTTCTCCTCGCTTTGAACACGCCCTCGGAGATCCTCGGCGACAGCCTCGCTTATCTTTATATCTACCTCGCGGGGCTTTTATTTCTCTTTTTCTATAACGTTTCGACGGGGATCTTCGCCGCGCTCGGCGATTCGATCACGCCTTTCATCTTCCTCGTCATCTCCTCGATTGCGAACGTCTTTATGGATATCCTGTTCGTCGCCGCGTTCAAAATGGGCGTTCGAGGGGTCGCATGGGCGACTTTTATCTGTCAAGGCGCAAGTTCGATCGCCGCGTTCTCCGTCCTTGTCTATCAGCTTCGCAAGGTGAAGACGCCCGAAAAACCGAAGTTTTTTTCCAAAGCGGCGCTCAAAGATTTCCTGCTCGTCGGGATTCCGAGCACGTTGCAGCAAAGTTTCGTCTCGGTCGGAAATATCGTCCTGCAAGGCTTGATCAATTCTTTCGGCACGCCGACGATCGCGGGTTACTCCGCGGCGGTCAAATTCAATAATTTCGCCGTTACGAGTATGCACCAAGTCGGAAACGGCGTCTCGAATTACACCGCGCAAAATCTCGCCGCGAAAAAACCGGAGCGAATAAAAAGCGGCTTCCGTTGGGGCTTTTTGATCGCGTCTTCGATCGGGCTTTTGTTCTTCTTCGGTTATTTCTTTTTCAATCGGCAATTGATGCTTCTGTTCTTGAAGAAAAAGAGCGCGGAAGCGATCGGCGTCGGTCACGATTTCCTTTCGATCGTCTCCCCGTTTTACGCGATCATCGCGGTAAAGCTCGTCGCGGACGGCGTCCTGCGCGGCGCGGAAAAAATGGCGCGCTTTATGGTCAGCACCTTTACCGATCTCGCGCTCCGCGTCGGCTTGGCGTTCGCGCTTTCCTCGACCGCGCTCGGAGCCAAAGGCATCTGGTGGGCGTGGCCGATCGGATGGGGCGTCGCCCTCGTTATGTCCTACGTTTTCTATCTTACGGTCGTTCACAAATCGTCGAAAAAAGGCGAATTGTCCGTTTAA
- a CDS encoding helix-turn-helix domain-containing protein: MEELEFKDILEEFLLQKELTQTAFALKIGVKQSQVSEWLKGKAKPGYDILKKMSLAFGVSADYFLGISETI; this comes from the coding sequence ATGGAAGAATTGGAGTTCAAAGACATATTGGAAGAGTTCCTTCTTCAAAAAGAGTTGACGCAAACGGCTTTTGCGCTGAAAATCGGCGTCAAACAAAGTCAAGTCAGCGAATGGCTCAAAGGAAAAGCAAAACCGGGATATGACATATTGAAAAAAATGTCTCTTGCGTTCGGCGTTTCGGCTGACTACTTTTTAGGCATTTCCGAAACAATCTGA
- a CDS encoding aspartate-semialdehyde dehydrogenase, with the protein MRKINLAVVGATGMVGNKFLEVLTERKLPVENYYLFASAKSAGKVINFMGKDHTVIELTEENVKKVDVDIALFSAGGSVSKTFAPIFAAQGAIVVDNSSQWRMDKDVPLVVPEVNPDDVTWNHGIIANPNCSTIQAMLALKPLDDKYRIKRVVYSTYQAVSGAGVQGYNDLKDGAEGIAPKKFPYPIFANVIPQIDVFLDNGYTKEEEKMINETRKILGRPDLRVTATTVRVPVFHGHSESINLEFEKPCTLEGIKEALASFPNVILVDDDKNGKYPMPIYAENHDEVYIGRIRLDFSVESGCNLFVVADNIRKGAATNAVQIAQLLLERGLVK; encoded by the coding sequence ATGAGAAAAATCAATCTTGCCGTCGTAGGCGCGACCGGTATGGTCGGTAACAAATTTTTGGAAGTGCTCACCGAGCGCAAGCTCCCCGTTGAAAACTACTACCTTTTCGCAAGCGCGAAGAGCGCGGGTAAAGTCATCAACTTTATGGGCAAGGATCACACCGTCATCGAATTGACGGAAGAGAACGTCAAAAAGGTCGACGTCGATATCGCCCTGTTCAGCGCGGGCGGTTCGGTCAGCAAGACCTTCGCTCCGATCTTCGCCGCGCAAGGCGCGATCGTCGTCGATAACAGCAGCCAGTGGAGAATGGATAAAGACGTTCCTCTCGTCGTCCCCGAGGTCAACCCGGACGACGTTACTTGGAATCACGGCATCATCGCGAACCCGAACTGCTCCACGATCCAAGCGATGCTCGCTTTGAAACCCCTCGACGATAAGTACAGAATCAAGCGCGTCGTCTATTCGACCTATCAAGCGGTCAGCGGCGCGGGCGTCCAAGGTTACAACGATTTGAAGGACGGCGCGGAAGGCATCGCTCCCAAGAAGTTCCCCTACCCGATCTTCGCGAACGTCATTCCGCAGATCGACGTCTTCCTCGATAACGGCTACACCAAGGAAGAGGAAAAGATGATCAACGAGACGAGGAAGATCCTCGGCAGACCCGACCTTCGCGTCACGGCGACGACGGTTCGCGTCCCCGTCTTCCACGGTCACAGCGAAAGCATCAACCTCGAATTCGAAAAGCCCTGCACCTTGGAAGGGATCAAAGAAGCGCTCGCCTCTTTCCCGAACGTCATTTTGGTGGACGACGATAAGAACGGCAAATATCCGATGCCGATCTACGCCGAAAATCACGACGAAGTCTATATCGGGCGTATCCGCCTCGATTTCAGCGTCGAAAGCGGTTGCAACCTCTTCGTCGTCGCGGATAACATCCGCAAAGGCGCGGCGACCAACGCCGTCCAAATCGCGCAACTCCTTCTCGAAAGAGGGCTGGTCAAGTAA